The following coding sequences are from one Dreissena polymorpha isolate Duluth1 chromosome 8, UMN_Dpol_1.0, whole genome shotgun sequence window:
- the LOC127841922 gene encoding uncharacterized protein LOC127841922: MLLYVTLLTILLGLTEATVCKVKSDCAVTECCYIRPQFLVASKRQLGLPLMPLQTHDTGVCESYKNPGDPCDPLETMNGHCGCASGYSCQWVPAPSTAAPVGRRSMIYHPGPGSYQCAAHP; encoded by the exons ATGCTGTTATATGTCACGTTGTTAACCATACTTTTGGGTCTGACAGAG GCCACCGTATGTAAAGTGAAAAGTGATTGCGCGGTCACTGAGTGCTGCTACATCCGGCCGCAGTTCCTCGTGGCCAGCAAGAGACAGTTGGGACTTCCGCTAATGCCACTGCAGACGCACGACACCG GCGTTTGCGAGAGTTACAAGAACCCCGGTGATCCTTGCGATCCTCTGGAGACCATGAACGGCCACTGCGGCTGCGCCTCCGGTTACTCGTGTCAGTGGGTGCCCGCGCCCAGCACGGCAGCGCCAGTTGGCCGGCGCTCCATGATCTACCACCCCGGACCCGGCTCTTACCAATGTGCCGCCCATCCTTGA